The segment aatttttgaaaatatctttcacacTGTCTCATTTGAGCATCATAAAAACTAATATTAATACCTCCGTAATACTAACCCTTCAGTAATGTTAATACCTCTGAATAGGcagatatttatattataattttatagatGATATTACTAAGCCACTTCCCCATCTCTAGGTCTTAGGGTTGAGATTTAAATTCAGGTAATCAGATTCAAAATTGAGTGTTCTTTCGAAATGTTTGCCTCTCATAACACCATCTGAAGTCAGAGTTAACGAAAGGAAACATGTAGGTACAAACCGATGCCTTCCTTGTTTAATCTTCTCTTTAATAGCTGCTTAACTTGATACTCCCAATTTCTCATTTTCCATACACTGAGGCTTTTATGCCTGGAACTCTTTAACCTACTTCAATGATTGCATTGTTATGTAATGCCTGGCTTTGGATCTTTGACCGTACTTTCAAAACAGCCTTTCAGTTACACTAAgtcctttagaaaataaaaagatagtatTGTTGTCCaccctctttcattttttggaaTTTATAGCTATGTATTTTATAATCTCACCTTAGTGGTTAAGTGATTAAACATCCTCACAAATTCCTTTACAAGCTCTAAGTGCTCATTTTTCCAGCATCTTTATTCCCCCTAGCCACTTCCTATCTCCTCTCAACATTCActctttgaataaataaattaattaattaactaataaGAGCTATTGgaagggtttgtttgttttcaaccAATGCCAAATCTTTCAGATGGTTCCAAATCTTTTACAAACaagttatgttttttatttctttcagagtTTGAATATTGAAgagagttttttccttttaaccttCTGAACATTCCAATCATATTTAAGCTCCATTCTTGAATAAGGATATATGGTTTCCTCATGTAAaccattttaataaatgtattctGTGTATGTAAGATTAGCAGCCCCCGAATTTAATGATTAACAGAAACAAGCATGACACTTCCAGGTTACCTTAGTTCTTGGATTTTCACTAAGTGTGATCCATGTTACACAATAGTATCAGCCAgatgaaatttggaaaaatacattATGAGAAAATTGGAGTGAGGTAAGACAGAAGAGTTGGATAGTGTTCTAGGCATTTAGGCGAGTGATTTGAATTAAGAtagtgataaaaaaagaaaactataggtcCCAATGCccctgtaatttaatttttttcattgaagtataacACACACTAGAAAGTGCACATAACATAATTATgtagctcaatgaattttcagaGCAATATTTGTGTAACCTCCACTCCAGTTAAGAACATTATTTCAGATGCCGCTCCTTCTCCCCCGCAATGTGCCCTTCCTGTCACTacctttcccttctccccaaaggatCCACTATCCTGGCTTCTTAAGCCATAATTTAGtgttgcctgtttttgaatttaATATAAGTTGGATCAAATGACAAGTATCTTTTTTGTAtctagcttcttttgctcaatgttATGTTGTTGTTTTGTAAGCCATAGTAGGAATATGCCACAGTTTATTTTTTccactgttgatggacatttagattgtttccagtttttggctctTATGGAAATGCTGCCACGAATACTGACCTATATCTCAGCTGTCCTCATTACCACAatagctttctcttctctgtaagTACACACATAACATATGAAAGTTGTTTTGTAGGacagacatcttttttttttttttttaaagattggcacctgaggtaacaattgttgccaatgtcctttttttttttttattcttctcctcaaagccccccagtacatagttgtagattctagttgtgagtgccactggttgtgctacgtgggacaccgcctcagcgtgacctgatgagctgtgccatgtctgtgcccaggatccaaacctgtgaaaccctgggccaccgaagcagagcgcaggaacataaccacttggccacaggctggccccaggacagaCACCTTTGATTCTTAGTAGAGGAAAAAATGTGAAAGCCCACAGAGCAGAATTCTAATATTACTTCAGTAATGTTTAGTCAACAGGCATTTGATCAGCTATGTCAGACTCCATGGATACAATAATGAATGAGACGTAGGTACGATCCTCAGGGAATATTGACAGAGCCTTGCTCCATCAAATCTGAAATGCAGGGGGATGTtttgggctttttgtttttggtaggGAGTTATTTTACCCTTAAGTGATGTTTAATTGTAATTCAGGGTTGAAGGAACACTTGTACTTCACAGGGTATTTTCAGATAGTATAATAAACTTCAGCAGCTGAGCACAAAAATTATTATGGGATTTTAAAAGATGTATGAGCCCTAAATCCATACATAAGATTCTGATTCATTCAGGAAGTATTTGTTGCTGACCTATGTGCCAAGCACCCATCTAGTAAGCCTGTTGATTTAGTATCTCTCACTGTTGAACTGTAAAATCTGGGTTTAGGGAGATTTTTCATAGGCCCTCATAGACTTTTTACCAGTTTTCATGTGTACTGATGAAATAACAAGAGAGAAGTTTGTATGTTattacatgtgtgtatatattcataaTTTCTCCTCTCATGGCCACAATTTTAgagtagaaaaagaagtgaaaagggTCATCTGCAACTGAAACAGTTAGTAGATTGGCTTGTCTCTCTGGGTTCTGGCTCAGGTTTATGGAGCAGTGATGAACATAAATCGTGGGAATCCCTTCCAAAAGGAAGTGGTGTTGGATTCATGGCCAGACTTCAAAGCTGTTATCACCCGGCGGCAGAAAGAGGTACAATTTTGAAAGGCAAAAAAGTAAGAGTTGGCATCCACTGGAAAGAAAAGACAGGTTAAGGGGATATTATAACCATCATTGCCATATACCTGCGCTTAACAAGCTGCATATTTCACTGTTCATTTCTAATTTGACTGGCTTTGGACTATCAGACATATGGAAAATGTCTAATCTGCGTGTGTTCGATGGAAGTGTTTCTTTGGTGTTTCATAGTCTCTAGAGGCAGGAAGCATACAGACTTGTACATACTAGTTATTCCACTGGGTTGGTGATTCCTTGTGATGGATGTCTTTGGTCATGTGGGTAAATATAGAAGAAGACTGACAAAGACAATTATCTGCCCCATTCTACCCCTGAGATCAAAGAGAGGCTCAAGTGTTCAAAGATGTGCTTCCCTGACCTTGTTAAGAAAGTTCTGAGAGTTCTACTTGATTCTTGCAGATGGATTCATTGAGTTATACCCTTTTTATTTGTATAAACAAAATCctagaaaaatgtgaaatgaatGTCTTAAAACCTCCCTAATACCAGAAGAAATAATCAAGCAAAAGCCCCCAAATTTGTCTTGTCATTCACTACAGTTTATCAGCCACGTTCCCACTTAGCCATCGTTTGCAGGTGGCTAATTTTGGTAATGGAAATTATCTAGCCATGCACAGCTAACAGGGTCTAATCTAGCTAGCGTTTGAGTTACCTAGAGGACatgtttatgtttttatgatTATGTCTTCTGTCCTAGGCTGAGACAGATAACCTGGACCATTACACTAATGCCTATGCTGTATTCTACAAGGATGTTAGGGCTTACCAACGGCTGTTGGAAGAATGTGATGTTATCAACTGGGAACAAGTTTTTCAAATACAAGGTGAGGTCAGGTGCAAGGCACtaagcagtctttttttttttttttctcctttttgtcatATATATCAGATAGATATGACATGTTTCACAtgtatggtatatatacacatatgcacgactatacatatatatacacacacatacatttatatatttacaatttagGTGTTAGAGTTttgtaaaaacacattttttactCCTAATGAGGCTTGGCCTTTGGGGTATGCAGGGGCCATTTAAATGGGGCTTCTTTTAAGTGACATGTTTTTTCCCACTGTTACCATGATATGGATATCAGTGAGTATCACAGCATATTTTTCCTTATTACTATTAACCTTTTTCAATCACAACCTTTTAGAATAACTCTAAGTCTAAGCCAATAGGTAAGCCTTTCCTTATTTCTGAAGTAAATGATTCTAGAAAGAGATAATCAACTGATCTGCATAGGATTTCCTGAAAGGATTTTTCGGGAAAGAGTATAAGTGAGCTCCAAGGAGATAACTGCGTGGCCATTGATACTAGTGGAAGGACTTTTGCCAAGACAGAAGCAAATTAAGATTTCTAATAGTTTGGATGGCCAGTTTCAGCTTCAGTGTATCATTTACTCTTTCAACTTTTCATAATGATTGGGGGTTGAACATGCAATGAAGTTACTGTTAATAACTGTTCCAGCAAAATGAGTTCTCTGATCATTTACGGGAAGGTAGGGATCCCCCTGTTAGAAATATAAAGTCTGGTTACTTTTTTTCAGCCACAAACAGCTGAACCTCTCTCACAAGCGGAAGCTTCTGTCAACCTCCAATCAATGACTGATGCATATTCATAACCTAAAGACTTGGGATGTTGTATAAAATCCATTTGCAAATATTCAAAAAGAACTTATGGAGGAAATTCTAAACTCTCTCTCACCTTTAAGATTTACCCCATTTATGCTGATTTTCCCCAGTTATGCCAGTCAGAAGTGAGACATGCTCCTACCACTCACTTAGCAATTGTAGAAAAATTTTCCCACCAATATTACTTTAGTGTGGAAATGAGTGTATCTCTTCCTTGATGTGAAAAATCATCACAGTAATTGGATGGATTTCGGTGCTGTGGGCCTACTATCTCAAATCACCTGAGTGCATCATGAAGGAGCAAGCatccggggctggccctgtggcacagcagttaagtgtacacattccacttcggcagctcggggttcatcagttcggatcccaggtgcagacctggcaccgcttggcatgccatgctgtggtcggtgtctcaaatataaagtagaggaggatgagcatggatgttagctcaaagccagtcttcctcagcaaaaagagggggattggtggcagatgctagctcagggctaatcttcctcaaaaaaaaaacggAGTGAATATCCCTGtaattgtcaatattttttttttttttagaaggcTGAGCTGATAGTCGTGAGTCAGTTATAGTCAACTAAATTGACCCAATCATCCTTCCTGAAGGTTTGATGGGGACAGATGTGAATGAGTAGCACCTAATACAGCTGGAGTGGTAAGGGCCCCTCATTTAGCACGTAAGTCAGTGCAGGCATTAGCCGTGGCTTCTGAAGGCGTCTCCTGACTGTAAGCTTGTACAACTGTAATCTCCTTGGAATACTGAATAGCTTCTAAGAAGTCACCATTATCTTTACTAATCTTAATCAGAGCACCTAAAAAAGTGCTGTTTCCATAACATCCACAAATCATGAACAATTCCAAAAGCCCTTGGTTAGCACTAACTATGTCTCATAGAtagtttttttaattacttaCATGTAATTCAGTGTTATAATATGGGATGCTAGCCACGGCATCTATAATTTTAATAGCATTAACTTGAAGACCTGCTTATCTTTTCTTAGACTTAACTCCCTGAGGAAGGAGCCAAAGCTCAGATATCTGACTATGTTCAACATGGCTTCCCACTCACGTATTTTTCAAGAGCAAGTGACTTACTGGGAGGAGGAAACAAGCCATTAGATATGGAAGGAAGTGGGAAAGTCCATTTCTAGAGGAGTCAATCCATCAGGACCCAGACCGGAAAGGATAGGGCAGATGGGGATTAGGAGAAGCAGAGCAAGTCAGCTCTAAGTAAAGAGAAGCTAACCTGCCATGCCATCAGCTCTATCAAAACAGAGACCAGACTCTTCTTATGTCCCTGTGTGAAGCAGTGCCCATTACAGTGCTTTGTATACAAGTACTGAAGAAAGATTTATGGGTAATATAAATATAGTATAGCTATGATAAATGGGTGGGAGTGGCTGAGTTAAGTTCAGGATAAATCTCACCAACATGAAATTTATACCTTGATATTTCTGTACTGTGCGTTTAGGCAAGAGGCTGGCAGAGGGTCTTTAAAGTCAGAATGCTGTGCCAAATAAATCTAAGCTCTCTTACACTTCTAGCTGCATGGTAGATTGTAGACTTTTAGAGCTTATAAAATGTCCCTTCCCTTAAGAATAGTCTGAGGAGtcagaaaaatcaaaattccCACAAGAAATTCCAAACTACCAAGGGATATTCACATCAGAAATTTCCATGGAAGATCATGATCACGGTGGACAACGTGAGGGGAGGTTGAAAATCCCACCCAAAGTTTGAAAATCAGACAGAGAGTAGCTGTAATAATTCATGTAAAAATACATAGCGGTCAGGATAACGGGGTGGTATTGATGATAAAAATACTGCAACAAATTTCATTTTtgagttttcaaataaaatgccCCCCTTTTTCATTATGTGTTTCCACACACAGGGCTGCAGAGTGAGTTACATGGTGTTTCCAAGGCTGTGGCTGAGTCAAAGCGGTTGGATGTAAAGCTCAGTTCCTTCAAGGCCGTGCACCTCCCGCCTGTTTCAGCTCCGCCAGACACCAGTTCCCTGTAGGTGAACCGAGTTTCTGCTTTGGGATAGGACTTACTCTACGGAAGTACAAATAGCAGTAACTTAGGCGTCTCGGGTTTAGGCCATTGAGTCTAAGTGTGCATTTATTCCTTTCTGCTGTACTTGGCTGTTCATAATTTCCTGCAAAATCAAATCGGGGTCTTTGTCCCTAGTAATAAATGAACTCACTGTCCTGCATTTTCACAGTATGCATGGAGAAATAATTCCTTGGTATCTTCCTCCCTCAAAATTCTTAATGAGCTCTATTGTCTGAGTCCAAGgttgttgttactgtttgttgttgtttcagaGAGGAAGGCATGTGACTGACTTATGTTGAGCTCTCACGTGCCAGgcagtaaatgttttaaatatatgacCCCTTGAATCCTTTCCACAACCTGTAAGGTGGCactattattcttttcttttggacCCGAGTTGAAGTAAAACACAGGAGTAAAGTGTAAAGGTGGGAAGTAGTCCCAAGAAGTCTGATTCCAGAATCCAATCCTCCAAAACATTTGTTAGTTTGTTTCTGCATTCTTCTTTTCTGCTTACCGTGGAGTCCCTGCTCTGTCATTTACTGGTTATCTAAATAAAGTTCatacattataatatatattatatggcTGTGTGTATTATATGATTACTAGctcttttaagtttcttttgaCTGATAGATTCCCCTTTCATCTATTTTATGTCTTATATTACTTAATGTTGAAGAAACCAGGCTGTTTGTCCGTTAGAGTTTGAATTTCCCATGGTCTGTCATATCCCTGAGATGTTATTTAAAATTGTCCTCTATCCCCAGACAGTCCTTTAAAAACCAGGTTTTGATGTGAATGGATCTCTTCTGTGTAGGAAGTTAGACAATATGTCTTTAACACCTAAGTGATTAGCCAAATTTGTacactctattttattttatatttggctTTCAGATACAAGGTCATAGTCTCCAATATAACTACTCCAGAACGTTTGCCTTGGCAATGTTTTTATTTGCAGTGACATTTTTGCCTGAGGCTTCTTTGCCCTTGttttaaagttcattttcttttttttcctttctttcttttttttgtttttttgctgaggaagatttgcccagagctaacatctgtgccaatcttcctctatttatatacGAGTCGATGCCTCGGCTTGGCCGCTGCTGAGTGGTGTGaatccacacccaggaactgaaccctggtggtggaagtggagcgtgctgaactgtATCGCTAGGCTGCAGGGCCAGCctctaaatttcattttcaaaaattaagttaaaaatgctATTAAGCCAGTTATTgcttgtatttatttatctttcccCCAGCTTAGTGGTTAGATGATTGATTTAGTGCCAGAGCCCATAATATGCCTGGAATGTGAGCTAAAACTGCCGAAccactaataaaaagaaaacacaaactggTGCTTCATAAAGAAGATCAAAGCAAGAATGACCTTACCAGTCTCTTAACAATCGCTGGGGATGGTCTCACAATATTGATAACTTTAAGAGTGAAAGCAAATTTTGAAGCACAACCAGCCCCAGAGGCTTTCAACTAAGTAATCCATCTCAGTTCTTAGAAATTGTACCAATTCCTATCTTTGTCTTAACACCATGGGCTTTTAGACCTTTTTGCAGACCTTTTCAGGGCAGATCTGGAAGAACTAGCATTTCTTGAGTCTCTCCATGTGCCTGGAACGTTAagcaatttgtatttcttttctgggCATGGATGCATAAAGATAGAAGTTCtatcttaaaactttttttttgttttaaccaaGGAGAAGATTAGGGCCCAAGGATCTAGACTTCTTCAAGGATTCAGAAAGGGTGTCAACAGACTCGGGACTTAAGAGCAAGTCTTAGAATTGTTTTAcaggaaaatgaaatacttgCCTTGATCTATACTGAAGACAATAACAAATGGGCATGAACTTAGAAGAGAAGACTTAAATATGGCATAATGAGTATTTTGTACTATCAGAAGTGAAACCCTGAAAGATGTTTATAAGTGGGAGTGATGGATTCTAACATTGAAAATGCTTAGGTATTGGCTAGGCACTATCCCTGCGATGGTTTCTCAGTTTGAATTAGCATAAAAGAGAAGTACTTGTTTGTAGTCGCACGATCCCAAGTTCATATTTCTTCTCATggcattttcttctagaatggGGTCTTCTCCACGACTAACCTACCTGAGTGTTGCTGATGCTGATCTACTCAACCGGACTTGGTCGCGGGGTGGCAATGAACAGTGTCTCCAATACATCGCCAACCTCATCTCCTGCTTCCCCAGTGTGTGTGTCCGTGATGACAAGGGAGACCCAGTCTCTTGGTCTCTCACAGACCAGTTTGCCACCATGTGCCATGGCTATACCCTGCCAGAGCATCGCAGGAAAGGTTATAGCCGGCTGGTGGCACTCACACTGGCCAGGAAGTTACAGAGCCGAGGATTCCCCTCTCAGGGCAATGTCCTGGATGACAACGTGGCATCCATAAGCCTCCTGAAGAGCGTCCATGCTGAGTTCTTGCCTTGTCGTTTTCATCGGCTCATTCTCACCCCTGCAACTTTCTCTGGCCAAGTTCACCTCTAGCCCATAAAACACTAAGAATTTTTGTCCTTTCACTAAACATACACACATTCCTTAGCTGCCAAGAAGGGGAAAACTAAAACTGCAATCAGGAGAATCTTGGGTTGTTGAAAAGGGTCTGGAGAAAACATGCCGGATCAGCCTGAGCCTTTACTCTCCCCATCTCAGGTTTGCACAGTAATAACTGGGGCAGTCAGAGGTAGCTGTGGCTGAGAAGAGAGGATAATGATCTTTCTTGGGATCCACTGCAGGAAAACGATTCTAAAGCCAGCAGCTCTTAGCACATAGCAGATGTGACTGCATGAGAACAAATGAACTGCTTTATGATTGCTGCTTGGGCTTCTGCTCTGCATTCTCACAGTCACACCGCTTCCCTCCTACCATAAGTAACACTCCCTGTGCTCGCCCATGCTGTGTCTGCCCAAACTCGGTCCCTACTGCCTCTACCCGAGTTCTCTGTAGAATATCAGGCTTTTTCTCCTCTAGTTACTGGCTCCCCACTTCTGCCTATGACTGGCAGGTAGTTACTCCCTGAGAACGTCTGATTGCAGTGGTTGTCACATTTTAGTGCACTTTAGACTCACCTGGAGGGCAGGTTGCAACACAATTGGCTGGGCCTCTCCCCCACAGTCTCTGATTCggtagggcctgagaatttgcattgcTGACAAGTTCCCACTGCTCAGTTGCCTCAGATGGAGGATATGGGCATTTTAAATGTTAGAAACACATGATGTCGGCATAGGATTGGACCATCTTACCTATCACTGATTCCAGCCTCTGTTTGTAATCTACTTTCTCATAAGAAGCTAAAGATGCATATATAGGTGTGAATGTGGATGTGCTAATGCACATATAGACGTCTAGTCATCCCTCTGTATTggtgggggattggttccaggaactCTTGGGGTGCTAAAATCCGCAGATGCTCCAGTCCTTTGTATAAAATGGTGTAGTGCAATGAAAACAGTCAGTTTCCCCACGGTTGGCTGAATCTGCGGATGCAAAACCCACAGACACATAGGGCCACTGTACTTACATACTTAACATACACCCATGTATATGTACattcctttcatattttctatatgcatatgtatatactcATAAATTTTGATAAGATAATGAACTTTAATTCTCTTATTACATATGAAGAGTTTGAGGACCAGGGAACATAATGACTTTTTCAAGATTgtgtagggggccagcctggtggcacaggggttaagtctgcacattccacttcagcggcctggggttcacaggttcagatcctaggtgcggacctttgcacagcttgtcaagccatgctgtggcaggcgtcccacatgtaaagtagaggaagatgggcacagatgttagctcagggctaatcttcctcaaaaaaagaaaaagattatgtAGATAATCAGCGCTGGAGGCTGAGCCAGAATGTTGTTATTTAGATTTCAATCTATTCTTTTCACTAAACCATGTATcttttttgtaaacaaaatttaaatgctTAAATAAAACAGTACTTTCGTTAGTCTTTTATCCTTGTCAGTGTTTCTTAATTTGAGTTCAAATTGCTTGTGTATCTTCTGAGAACAGTAAAGGAAGAGCTGTGTTCTTGCGTTTGCAGTAGAAGCGGGCACAAACACAATGGTTGGATTTGTCTAGTCTGCATAGTTACTCAGCCATATAGAAAATATTAGTTTCTTATCCCAGTGGAGGTCACAAAATCCCAACTACAAAGATAAGAGGAAATCCAAGTTTTAGGTGTTTATACTGAGAAAAGTCAAAACAACTGGCTGAAGGAAagcttcattttaataaaaagatcACTTCTTGGGAGTGAATTGTTTAGGTCGTCCTGAGCCGGTGGTTACCTAGAAACATCCTTGGTGTAGAGGGAAGAGCACCAGTAAGGGGAGTTCATAGAGCTCTAGGGAGAATGTGTTTCTGCCCTCGGGATACTCATTATCTTTAGCATTGGTTAAGCATGGGTTACTCCTGCCTGGTAGGTAGCAATAATATTAtagccttcttttcttccttgtaatCATATGCctgccatttatttaaaaattaagtaggTGCTAATAATTGTGCCAAATACTAagtgtatatataatttattccTTGTAAAGGGTAAGGTATTGTCTTATTGCAGGAAGTCTGGCTCAGAGTGGTATGACTCACCGAAAGTGATGCAGATTTTAAGTGGCCAAGTCATGATCAGAACCTGAGTTTGTCAGATTTGAAGCCTGTACTGTTATTATGCTAGTTGGCCTCTTAAGCAGCTTGGAACTCTTTGGGGCAATTATTCCTTTATCTCATTGCTTTCGGAATTTTccatctccacccccaccacAACAATGGACTctatattttgaagttttaagaaggaaaaaaaatgctttttaccCACCAAATTGCACCTATgacattatttttttacttttatcttctAGATAACCATGTTGGATTTCATTGCTCAACTTTCAACTCTGTTTCTGACCCTTTTAAGGAATGGTATAGAGCAAATTTTGGAGTAAGTggagaaaggcaaggaaacaagtGAGAGATTTAAGGAGGAAGATGGAACTAGATCAGCAGAGGGCCTTAAGGCTGATTTAAGGAACTTCTTCAGTGTAATATACAAACcgttgaagagttttaagcagagtATTAATCTGTTTGGAAATCAGTTGGGAGGCTATTTGCAATAGTCTAAGTAAGAGATGATCCAAGTTTAGCTTGGATTTGAATGCTTGCAATAATAATGGTGAGAAGTCAACTATTACCAAAGCTATTTAAGAGGAAAAGTTGTCAGGACTTCGTGACTGCATGGTACGATGAGAGAGAAATATCAAAGATGACTCCTAGGTTTCTATGTTGTGAAACCCATGGCTGGTGGTATTTTTCACTGAGGTAGAAAACCTTGGAACAGcaccaaatctgggacaattggGAGTAGAGGAGATTGTTTGCTCAGTTTTGGGATGTTGAGTTTCAAAATATACAAGTGATGAAATCAAGTTGTATAtttgagtctcaga is part of the Equus caballus isolate H_3958 breed thoroughbred chromosome 20, TB-T2T, whole genome shotgun sequence genome and harbors:
- the GLYATL3 gene encoding glycine N-acyltransferase-like protein 3 isoform X2 codes for the protein MLVLSCSTKLLILEKMLKSHFPESLKAETDNLDHYTNAYAVFYKDVRAYQRLLEECDVINWEQVFQIQGLQSELHGVSKAVAESKRLDVKLSSFKAVHLPPVSAPPDTSSLMGSSPRLTYLSVADADLLNRTWSRGGNEQCLQYIANLISCFPSVCVRDDKGDPVSWSLTDQFATMCHGYTLPEHRRKGYSRLVALTLARKLQSRGFPSQGNVLDDNVASISLLKSVHAEFLPCRFHRLILTPATFSGQVHL
- the GLYATL3 gene encoding glycine N-acyltransferase-like protein 3 isoform X1; amino-acid sequence: MLVLSCSTKLLILEKMLKSHFPESLKVYGAVMNINRGNPFQKEVVLDSWPDFKAVITRRQKEAETDNLDHYTNAYAVFYKDVRAYQRLLEECDVINWEQVFQIQGLQSELHGVSKAVAESKRLDVKLSSFKAVHLPPVSAPPDTSSLMGSSPRLTYLSVADADLLNRTWSRGGNEQCLQYIANLISCFPSVCVRDDKGDPVSWSLTDQFATMCHGYTLPEHRRKGYSRLVALTLARKLQSRGFPSQGNVLDDNVASISLLKSVHAEFLPCRFHRLILTPATFSGQVHL